The Blastomonas sp. SL216 DNA window GATCAGGTAGGTGCCGGGCATCGTCAACGGCTGGGGAAGCGAGAGGGTGAAGCTGTCGCCCTTCTTCTCCTCGCTGCCGTTGAAGGCATCGTGGAGCACGATGCGCTGCTGGTCCGGGGTGATGATCGCCACCGACACGAGGTCGACCGGCGCTGTGAACATCAGCGAGATTTCGCTCAGTGGCGCGGCAATCTGTTGCTGGTCCGCCGGAAAGACGAACATCAGTTCCGGCGCGGGCAGTTCCAGCGCCTGTAACGGCGTGGAGACCATCGTGCCGCCCAACGCACCAAGGAACGTTAGCGCCGCGCAGGCGACCATCATATGCGACTTGCGCATGGCGTCTCTCCCTCAAAATTTGGGAGCGCGGGGGGTGTTCCGCGCTCCCGGCTGATCGCACTGGTACGGGTCGCAAAGACCAGAGCGATCAACATCCCTGTTTTTTCTTCTTCTTGCCCAGGCCACCGAGCATGCTGCCGAGTGCG harbors:
- a CDS encoding copper resistance protein CopC, which gives rise to MRKSHMMVACAALTFLGALGGTMVSTPLQALELPAPELMFVFPADQQQIAAPLSEISLMFTAPVDLVSVAIITPDQQRIVLHDAFNGSEEKKGDSFTLSLPQPLTMPGTYLIDYSASVTDPSDRSASSTSSYSGFIITEGVAESGE